The Cryptococcus gattii WM276 chromosome B, complete sequence genome has a segment encoding these proteins:
- a CDS encoding Hypothetical protein (Similar to TIGR gene model, INSD accession AAW42701.1; CNC03930), producing MDFYPPQMAGQSSTATALEHVGSAIQANQQSVTPVIVITESKRKKRSGNSKEDGAKIKKTRQSQSCDACRARKVKCDRPPPGKDNNGPIKDVCSHCAQLNLPCTFDYVQRKRGPSNMYLKRIGDDREVESNGNVKSIPSTVGSSNFSSKVPATISRAPPPSQTILGGTLPMMTNNTSPEWQATLAMTMPITHSAHAGHCPPPTMSISSSSSPTAQTVTAPLGLSPLRSRSYLPASFDPSHPLVASQTPSAQSQPLRLPQHLAYINHKFNPRNPLDSILPRPLLYHIIDLYFDYIYCLRPCLHKPSFVHDLNTKREENLNEEEWVILVLAVVASTLVQLPRSFVNLPRKEVKDLILRCHNRVRNYLAQDFDSVTVTRTIIIYLSLFVNRIIGHNAVAGALFGQNYVAILTLRAHEEGTYAKLGNIEGILLRRMFWLMYGADKTLAFTGAFPAFFHEDDCASVALPEDIDDEYLAEEGYIKQPESYTSVLSGFRYISHLYRVSGEVLDKRRRDRLRWPSGLMLQMRINEINELHNRTMSLMDLCPAPLKLDYRSASASVMRMSPDWDERIKSEIHTIFFDPNKHDMDLVKDFYLVQQANIYITQQLVRFTIIQYREDLLEIQLDDMHHELDLAQRETMKRSIREQAQDERDEVVVDMLSILQKIPIQVLAVNSFSIIDKVRFVASSLLDFLNHDEGIGLIPPSSQETRAQRAQRNLWKFLNYLLEIESMYSWDDDKATT from the exons ATGGACTTCTACCCTCCACAAATGGCCGGACAATCCAGTACAGCTACCGCGCTAGAACACGTAGGATCCGCCATCCAGGCCAATCAACAATCTGTGACTCCTGTTATCGTGATCACAGAAAGTAAAAGAAAGAAGCGCTCAGGGAATAGCAAAGAGGATGGGGCCAAAATAAAGAAAACAAGGCAGAGTC AATCATGCGATG CATGTCGTGCCCGAAA AGTCAAATGCGACAGACCACCTCCGGGGAAAGATAACAATGGTCCAATCAAGGATGTATGCAGTCATTGCGCCCAGCTGAATCTACCAT GTACTTTCGATTATGTGCAACGGAAAAGAGGTCCTTCCAATAT GTATTTGAAACGTATAGGGGACGATCGGGAGGTTGAATCCAACGGAAACGTCAAATCCATCCCATCAACAGTCGGTTCCTCAAATTTCAGCTCTAAAGTACCCGCAACTATATCACGCGCCCCTCCACCGTCGCAGACTATCCTGGGGGGCACATTACCCATGATGACGAATAACACGTCTCCTGAATGGCAGGCGACACTGGCCATGACTATGCCCATTACACACTCGGCTCATGCTGGACATTGTCCACCTCCTACCATGTCCATCTCCAGTAGTTCGTCTCCCACTGCCCAGACCGTCACGGCACCTCTTGGGCTTTCACCTCTACGGTCAAGAAGTTATCTTCCTGCCTCTTTTGACCCCTCCCATCCACTGGTGGCAAGTCAAACTCCGAGTGCACAATCTCAACCGCTTCGTTTACCGCAACACCTTGCTTATATCAACCACAAATTCAACCCCCGGAACCCTCTTGATTCTATTCTCCCACGTCCGCTGCTCTATCATATCATCGATCTATACTTTGATTATATCTACTGCTTAAGACCTTGCTTGCATAAGCCGTCATTCGTCCACGACCTGAACACAAAACGTGAAGAAAACCTGAATGAGGAGGAATGGGTGATCTTGGTTCTGGCTGTTGTAGCAAGTACGCTGGTGCAACTTCCGAGGAGTTTTGTAAATCTGCCTAGAAAAGAAGTTAAGGACCTCATTTTGAGATGTCATAATCGAGTCCGGAATTACTTAGCACAAGATTTTGACTCTGTTACCGTGACAAGAA CCATCATTATCTATCTCAGTTT ATTTGTTAATAGAATTATTGGACATAATGCAGTCGCCGGGGCATTATTCGGCCAGAACTATGTTGCCATACTTACTCTACGAGCCCACGAGGAAGGG ACGTACGCTAAGCTGGGAAATATTGAAGGGATACTTTTGAGACGGATGTTTTGGCTCATGTATGGTGCGGATAAGACACTTGCTTTCACAGGAGCTTTCCCTGCATTTTTCCATGAAGACGATTGTGCCAGTGTGGCACTTCCCGAAGACAT TGACGACGAATACCTGGCGGAAGAAGGATATATTAAGCAGCCCGAATCCTACACTTCAGTGTTGAGTGGCTTTCGCTATATCAGTCATCTATATCGTG TGTCTGGAGAAGTGTTGGATAAACGTCGACGGGATAGACTAAGGTGGCCGTCTGGTTTAATGCTCCAAATGAGAATCAACGAGATTAATGAGCTTCACAACCGTACGATGTCCCTCATGGATCTTTGCCCCGCACCTTTAAAACTGGATTACAGATCCGCAAGTGCATCTGTGAT GCGTATGTCTCCAGATTGGGACGAAAGAATAAAGAGTGAAATCCATACCATCTTCTTTGATCCCAACAAACATGACATGGATCTTGTCAAAGACTTCTACCTAGTCCAACAGGCTAATATCTATATCACGCAG CAACTAGTTCGGTTCACAATTATCCAGTATCGAGAAGATCTCCTTGAAATTCAGTTAGACGACATGCACCATGAATTAGACCTTGCCCAAAGGGAAACGATGAAACGCTCAATAAGAGAACAAGCACAAGATGAGAGGGATGAGGTAGTCGTTGACATGCTATCTATTTTGCAAAAGATTCCAATTCAAGTTCTTG CGGTGAACAGTTTTTCTATTATTGACAAGGTTCGATTTGTTGCTTCAAGTTTGCTTGATTTTTTGAATCACGATGAAGGCATAGGGTTGATACCACCTTCGTCTCAGGAAACAAGAGCTCAGAGGGCTCAGAGGAATCTTT GGAAATTCTTAAATTACTTGCTTGAAATCGAGAGCATGTACTCTTGGGATGACGATAAAGCGACGACGTAA